From Myotis daubentonii chromosome 15, mMyoDau2.1, whole genome shotgun sequence, one genomic window encodes:
- the AGRP gene encoding agouti-related protein has protein sequence MLGARIQQAEAMLTAILSCALLLALPAMEGAQMSLAPLEGIRRPDEALFAELSDLGLRRELKRTAVEQAEEALLQEAKDLAEALDPEEREPRSLRRCVRLHESCLGHQVPCCDPCATCYCRFFNAFCYCRKLGTAVNPCSRT, from the exons ATGCTCGGGGCAAGGATCCAGCAAGCAGAA GCCATGCTGACTGCAATACTGAGCTgtgccctgctgctggcactgcctgCCATGGAGGGGGCCCAGATGAGCTTGGCACCCCTGGAGGGCATCAGAAGGCCTGACGAGGCCCTGTTCGCAGAGCTGTCAG ACCTGGGCCTGAGGCGTGAGCTGAAGCGGACAGCTGTAGAACAGGCAGAAGAGGCTCTGCTGCAGGAGGCCAAGGACTTGGCAGAG GCGCTAGATCCGGAAGAACGGGAGCCACGCTCCCTGCGTCGCTGCGTGCGGCTGCACGAGTCCTGTCTGGGACACCAAGTACCGTGCTGTGACCCATGTGCCACGTGCTACTGCCGGTTCTTCAACGCCTTCTGCTACTGCCGCAAGCTGGGTACTGCCGTGAACCCCTGCAGCCGCACCTAA